GATGCAGAAGATTCACCCAAAGAAACAGAAGCCAGTGAAGAAGCCCAAACCCGGAAATTTTTTGCACGTTCATGGAAATTTCTGGTCTTGAATAATCTCAGCTTAGTCCAAACCCTCCTAACATCGACCATGTGAAGGATACGCCCAAATAACTGGCTTGTCTCGCCAAATATTTCCAAGTTGAAATGTGGCACATAACAGACACAGAAAGCCTTGATATGGGATAACGCTTTTGGATATACATACAGCAGCAGCACCCTGAAACAGAGAAACAATGTAGCCAGTACCAAGTAGGgttctctttttattatatcctcCAAGGATGGCCTGTTCCATGGCTGCATGATAGATTGTTCATGTCCCTCTGTGCTAGTAGAGTCATCATCATCTTTGGTAAAATGTTGAACTGGTTCAAGTCCTGAATAACAGATGGCTAGGTTAGAAACAGGATTTATAAGTTGATGACTCAACTATTGTATGTTGCTGGAAATCAGGGCACTAGTTAAACCTTGGACAATTTCTAATGTGCTGCAAGGTTGACCAATTTAATAAAGCATTCTGTGCGTGAATCTTACAACATTAAGTCCACGAGATCAATGCATATAAAACGGTGGAAGCAAAGGAGGGAAGTGAGCTCAACAAGAATATACACAAATCTTTGGCATGGAAGAACACATTTacctgttgtttttttataaaactgaGCAAGAGATTGAAGGTTCTTTGGCCCCCTATACTGCACCTTTGATGTCTGGTTGACTATTAATATTGAAGGCAGGCTGTGGATTCCATATCTTGAAAATATACTGTGAAAAAAGACATGGCATTGATATCACTAGACAAAATACAGGATAACTTGGCCAAAGATGGTTGGTATTGGAGAGAGACCTCCaacaagaaatcaaaaaaaagttcaatgagTATCAAGTgatgacaataaaaaagaagttttaaCTAGGCTTTGAGGAACTAGTCGTAAACCACTACAAGCATATCATTCACAACGATGAGAGGTGTCTCACCTTGGGAGAGCTGAAGATTGTTCAAGAGCCAAATGTTTGATTTGAGGGAACATGGAACTAAGCATTTCAAATTTAAGAAACATACTGCGTGAGAAAGGACACCATGAAGCATAAAACAGTACAGAAGTATAAGCATTCCTCTGTTTTGAAGTCAAGGCTCTGTCCAGGAATTTCCCATCCACCTATTGACAAAAGTATGTAGTTCAGCACTACAAACTAATACAAAGCTTGAATTATAGGAATCAATCAAATACAGACCAGACCATATACTGATTACCCTAGTAATATCTGAGAAATGAAAGCATAAAATATGTGGTACAAAAGCCAGAAAACTGGACTAGATCATAAAGCATGATGCCAAAAACATTACATGCAAGCCTAGATCATGCCATGACTTTTATTACAAGTTACACAAACAAGATAGCAGAGTACGGAAAAATTACGAAATGGAATTT
This genomic stretch from Populus alba chromosome 19, ASM523922v2, whole genome shotgun sequence harbors:
- the LOC118056749 gene encoding 5'-adenylylsulfate reductase-like 7, whose translation is MSLLSALFLLYIGVLTASAFSDCPNESALSLHHIQSQCPVSIPPNPSLQVDGKFLDRALTSKQRNAYTSVLFYASWCPFSRSMFLKFEMLSSMFPQIKHLALEQSSALPSIFSRYGIHSLPSILIVNQTSKVQYRGPKNLQSLAQFYKKTTGLEPVQHFTKDDDDSTSTEGHEQSIMQPWNRPSLEDIIKREPYLVLATLFLCFRVLLLYVYPKALSHIKAFCVCYVPHFNLEIFGETSQLFGRILHMVDVRRVWTKLRLFKTRNFHERAKNFRVWASSLASVSLGESSASARSQS